A genomic window from Thunnus thynnus chromosome 12, fThuThy2.1, whole genome shotgun sequence includes:
- the LOC137194061 gene encoding BTB/POZ domain-containing protein 2-like: MKCVVYAYARFKMAAGDNSGRPPCLNFSGPGPLGNSQPSNSVFSMPASNGGAVGSVGGAQGAARRPNPQLGPGGGDSNGVSTGAPPTAQNSLQQPAAAGAAAAGAMATPASNMANTAASNASQAAAPTATPAAASVLVYREPVYNWQATKSTVKERFAFLFNNEVLSDVHFLVGKGMGVQRIPAHRFVLAVGSAVFDAMFNGGMATTSTEIELPDVEPAAFLALLKFLYSDEVQIGPETVMTTLYTAKKYAVPALEAHCVEFLKKNLRADNAFMLLTQARLFDEPQLASLCLENIDKNTGDALAAEGFTDIDLDTLVAVLERDTLGVREVRLFGAAVRWAEAEAHRQQLQPTPENKRKVLGKALTLIRFPLMTIEEFAAGPAQSSILTDREVVSLFLHFTVNPKPRVDFIDRPRCCLRGKECSITRFGQVESRWGYSGTSDRIRFSVNRRIFVVGFGLYGSIHGPTDYQVNIQIIHTDSNTVLGQNDTGFSCDGSANTFRVMFKEPVEILPNVNYTACATLKGPDSHYGTKGMRKVTHESSSTGTKTCFTFCYAAGNNNGTSVEDGQIPEVIFYT, from the exons ATGAAGTGTGTTGTTTACGCCTACGCTAGGTTCAAGATGGCTGCTGGAGACAACAGCGGCAGGCCTCCTTGCCTTAATTTCTCCGGTCCGGGTCCTCTGGGAAACAGCCAACCCAGCAACAGCGTTTTCTCGATGCCAGCATCCAACGGCGGAGCGGTCGGTTCGGTCGGGGGAGCACAGGGAGCGGCTAGGCGTCCCAACCCGCAGCTGGGGCCTGGCGGAGGAGACAGCAACGGTGTTTCGACCGGAGCTCCGCCGACTGCGCAGAACTCCCTGCAGCAGCCCGCTGCGGCAGGTGCTGCGGCAGCCGGAGCCATGGCCACCCCGGCGTCCAACATGGCAAACACCGCAGCGTCAAATGCGTCCCAGGCGGCAGCACCGACCGCCACTCCGGCAGCTGCGTCTGTGCTGGTGTACCGAGAGCCGGTGTACAACTGGCAGGCAACGAAGAGCACCGTGAAGGAGAGATTTGCTTTCCTCTTCAACAATGAGGTGCTCAGTGACGTTCATTTTTTAGTGGGCAAAGGAATGGGGGTTCAGAGGATACCAGCACACAG GTTTGTTCTCGCTGTGGGGAGCGCAGTGTTTGATGCGATGTTCAACGGTGGGATGGCGACGACCTCAACGGAAATAGAGCTTCCTGATGTGGAGCCAGCTGCTTTTCTGGCGCTGCTGAA GTTTCTGTACTCCGATGAAGTCCAAATCGGGCCTGAGACAGTGATGACCACACTCTACACAGCTAAGAAGTATGCAGTGCCAGCACTGGAGGCTCACTGTGTGGAGTTCCTCAAGAAGAACCTGAGAGCGGACAACGCTTTCATGCTGCTTACACAG gcACGGTTGTTTGATGAACCTCAGCTTGCCAGCCTCTGTCTAGAAAACATTGATAAGAACACTGGAGACGCTCTTGCTGCTGAAGGCTTTACAGACATAGATTTGG ATACACTGGTGGCAGTATTGGAGAGGGATACTTTAGGTGTGAGGGAGGTGCGCTTATTTGGAGCTGCAGTGCGTTGGGCAGAGGCAGAGGCTCacaggcagcagctgcagcccaCTCCAGAAAACAAACGCAAAGTCCTGGGCAAGGCCCTCACACTCATCCGCTTCCCTCTCATGACCATCGAGGAGTTTGCTGCAG GTCCAGCCCAGTCCAGTATTCTGACCGACAGAGAGGTGGTGAGTCTCTTCCTCCACTTCACAGTAAACCCAAAGCCGCGTGTAGATTTTATTGACCGGCCTCGCTGCTGCCTCCGCGGGAAGGAGTGCAGCATCACGCGTTTCGGACAGGTGGAGAGCCGCTGGGGCTACAGCGGGACAAGTGACCGTATACG GTTCTCTGTAAACAGAAGGATATTTGTGGTCGGGTTTGGCCTGTATGGCTCAATACACGGACCCACAGACTACCAAGTCAACATTCAG ATTATTCACACAGACAGTAACACTGTGCTGGGCCAGAATGATACAGGCTTCAGCTGTGACGGGTCAGCCAACACCTTCAGAGTCATGTTCAAAGAACCAGTGGAGATACTACCCAACGTCAACTACACTGCCTGTGCTACACTTAAG GGTCCAGACTCTCATTATGGGACTAAGGGAATGCGAAAGGTAACGCATGAGTCATCATCCACCGGCACAAAGACCTGTTTCACCTTCTGCTACGCAGCAGGTAACAACAACGGCACTTCAGTAGAGGACGGACAGATTCCCGAGGTCATCTTCTACACATAG
- the LOC137194059 gene encoding elongation factor 2b, whose product MVNFTVDQIRAIMDKKSNIRNMSVIAHVDHGKSTLTDSLVSKAGIIASARAGETRFTDTRKDEQERCITIKSTAISMYYELGENDLAFIKQCKDGNGFLINLIDSPGHVDFSSEVTAALRVTDGALVVVDCVSGVCVQTETVLRQAIAERIKPVLMMNKMDRALLELQLKPDELFQTFQRIVENVNVIISTYGEDEGGPMGNIMIDPVIGTVGFGSGLHGWAFTLKQFAEMYVAKFTKGHAQLAPAERCKKVEDMMKKLWGDRYFDPKTGKFSKTATGPDGQKLPRTFCQLVLDPIFKVFDAIMNFKKDDTAKLIEKLDVKLDAEDKEKEGKPLLKAVMRRWLPAGEALLQMITIHLPSPVTAQKYRCELLYEGPGDDEAAMGIKNCDAKAPLMMYISKMVPTTDKGRFYAFGRVFSGCVSTGLKVRIMGPNFTPGKKEDLYIKPIQRTILMMGRYVEPIEDVPCGNIVGLVGVDQFLVKTGTITTFEQAHNMRVMKFSVSPVVRVAVEAKNPADLPKLVEGLKRLAKSDPMVQCIIEESGEHIIAGAGELHLEICLKDLEEDHACIPLKKSDPVVSYRETVSEESDQMCLSKSPNKHNRLFMKSRPFPDGLAEDIEKGDVSARQELKTRARYLADKYEWEVTEARKIWCFGPDGTGPNLMIDMTKGVQYLNEIKDSVVAGFQWATKEGALCEENMRAIRFEIHDVTLHADAIHRGGGQIIPTARRVLYACQLTAQPRLMEPVYLVEIQCPEQVVGGIYGVLNRKRGHVFEESQVMGTPMFVVKAFLPVNESFGFTADLRSNTGGQAFPQCVFDHWQILQGDPSDPTSKPSQIVADIRKRKGLKEGIPALDNYLDKL is encoded by the exons ATG GTGAACTTCACTGTGGATCAGATCCGTGCCATCATGGACAAGAAGTCCAACATCAGGAACATGTCCGTGATTGCCCACGTGGATCATGGGAAGTCAACTCTGACTGACTCACTGGTGTCCAAGGCAGGGATCATTGCTTCTGCCCGAGCCGGAGAGACTCGCTTCACAGACACACGCAAAGACGAGCAGGAGCGATGCATCACCATTAAATCAAC GGCCATCTCAATGTATTACGAGCTTGGAGAGAACGACTTGGCGTTTATCAAGCAGTGTAAGGATGGAAACGGCTTCCTCATCAACCTGATCGATTCTCCGGGTCACGTTGACTTCTCCTCTGAGGTCACCGCTGCCCTCAGGGTAACTGACGGAGCGCTGGTTGTGGTGGACTGTGTCTCAG gtgtgtgtgtgcagactgaGACTGTACTGCGTCAGGCCATCGCTGAACGCATCAAGCCGGTTCTAATGATGAACAAGATGGACCGTGCCCTGCTCGAACTGCAGCTGAAGCCAGACGAGCTCTTCCAGACCTTCCAGCGTATTGTGGAGAACGTCAACGTCATTATCTCTACCTACGGAGAGGATGAGGGGGGACCCATGGGCAACATCATG ATTGACCCTGTTATCGGTACAGTTGGGTTTGGCTCTGGTCTGCACGGCTGGGCTTTCACCTTGAAGCAGTTTGCAGAGATGTATGTGGCTAAGTTCACTAAAGGACACGCTCAGCTGGCACCTGCAGAGAGGTGTAAGAAAGTGGAGGACATGATGAAGAAACTGTGGGGAGACAG ATATTTTGATCCAAAAACCGGCAAGTTCAGTAAGACTGCTACAGGTCCTGATGGCCAGAAACTTCCTCGTACCTTCTGCCAGCTCGTTTTGGACCCCATCTTTAAG GTGTTTGATGCCATCATGAATTTCAAAAAGGATGACACAGCCAAACTAATTGAGAAGCTCGATGTCAAACTGGATGCTGAGGACAAGGAAAAGGAGGGGAAACCCCTGCTCAAGGCTGTGATGCGTCGCTGGCTGCCTGCCGGAGAGGCCCTGCTCCAGATGATCACCATCCACCTGCCCTCCCCCGTCACTGCACAGAAATACCGCTGTGAGCTGCTCTATGAAGGGCCAGGAGATGACGAGGCTGCCATGG GTATTAAGAACTGCGATGCCAAGGCTCCTCTGATGATGTATATTTCCAAGATGGTACCAACAACAGATAAGGGTCGTTTCTACGCATTTGGCCGTGTGTTCTCTGGCTGTGTGTCCACCGGCCTGAAGGTACGCATCATGGGGCCAAACTTCACCCCTGGAAAGAAAGAAGACCTCTACATCAAACCCATCCAGAG GACCATTTTGATGATGGGCCGATATGTGGAGCCTATTGAGGATGTCCCATGTGGCAACATCGTGGGTCTTGTTGGAGTAGACCAGTTCCTGGTTAAGACAGGGACCATCACCACCTTTGAACAA GCCCACAACATGAGGGTGATGAAGTTCAGTGTGAGCCCTGTCGTCAGAGTTGCTGTGGAAGCCAAGAACCCAGCTGACCTGCCAAAGCTCGTGGAGGGCCTGAAGCGCCTGGCCAAGTCTGACCCcatggtgcagtgcatcattgaGGAGTCTGGAGAGCACATTATTGCTGGAGCAGGAGAGCTGCACCTGGAGATCTGCCTGAAAGACCTGGAGGAGGACCACGCCTGCATTCCACTGAAG aAATCAGACCCAGTCGTGTCATACAGAGAGACAGTGTCAGAAGAATCAGACCAGATGTGTCTGTCCAAGTCCCCCAACAAGCACAATCGTCTCTTCATGAAGTCCCGTCCGTTCCCTGACGGTCTGGCTGAAGATATCGAGAAGGGAGATGTCTCTGCTCGGCAGGAGCTCAAGACTCGTGCACGTTACCTTGCAGACAAGTATGAGTGGGAGGTGACAGAAGCCAGGAAGATCTGGTGCTTTGGTCCAGACGGAACCGGGCCCAACCTGATGATAGACATGACAAAGGGAGTTCAGTACCTCAATGAGATTAAGGACAGCGTGGTGGCTGGTTTCCAGTGGGCGACTAAAGAG GGTGCACTGTGTGAGGAGAACATGCGTGCAATTCGCTTTGAAATTCATGACGTGACACTGCACGCAGACGCCATCCACCGTGGTGGAGGACAGATTATTCCCACAGCTCGTAGGGTCCTGTACGCCTGCCAGCTCACCGCTCAGCCACGACTCATGGAGCCTGTATATCTGGTGGAGATACAG TGCCCGGAGCAGGTGGTTGGTGGGATCTATGGTGTGTTGAACAGGAAACGAGGTCACGTGTTTGAGGAATCCCAAGTGATGGGAACTCCCATGTTCGTCGTGAAGGCCTTCCTGCCTGTCAATGAATCCTTTG ggTTCACCGCTGACCTTCGCAGCAATACTGGAGGCCAGGCCTtccctcagtgtgtgtttgaccacTGGCAAATTCTCCAGGGAGACCCCAGCGACCCCACCAGCAAACCCTCCCAGATTGTCGCTGACATTAGGAAACGCAAAGGTCTGAAGGAGGGTATTCCTGCCCTCGACAACTACTTGGacaaactgtaa
- the LOC137194057 gene encoding cyclic AMP-responsive element-binding protein 3-like protein 3-A, with product MTLTTDKVHGGMDLIDLLLRNTDETTSCHSNQPWTTTIHDTLSPERSGADDFLDALLGGSDSSSAPASPLWSPCTTDSGIHEDPLTDPTKSPHPPSCKPFPAFDTQSLPQPPPLEQPPGKLANEMTSDVSIDLGLEYSDPQEQLGIAHYLTMNQSSPLSSSQTVTVKDLLLSNLGQKAQRVPQHSLQELVLDEDEKKLLAKEGVNLSTKLPLSKSEERVLKKIRRKIRNKHSAQESRKKKREYVDSLEGRMSACSAHNLQLQRKIHQLEETNNTLLEQLSQLQALLPNSYSKTTQRGTCILVLLLSFSLLISSSLQPDPYSQLSQGEYTKTKVPSRSLQSMDEAQDVPPPPLLPVFSVSRGFEALCSLTEKLWAQTDLPTADFPHSHHQDPRHRDDH from the exons ATGACGCTGACTACTGATAAG GTGCATGGTGGGATGGACCTCATTGACCTTCTGCTCAGGAACACAGATGAAACCACTAGTTGCCACAGCAACCAACCGTGGACTACTACCATTCATGAT ACCTTGAGCCCTGAGCGGAGTGGTGCTGATGACTTCCTGGACGCCCTGCTCGGTGGGAGCGACTCCTCCTCAGCCCCGGCGTCCCCCCTGTGGTCACCCTGCACCACTGACAGCGGCATCCACGAAGACCCCCTGACAGATCCCACAAAAAGCCCTCACCCACCCTCCTGCAAGCCTTTTCCAGCCTTTGACACACAGTCACTCCCTCAGCCTCCACCTCTGGAGCAACCACCTGGCAAGCTCGCAAATGAAATGACATCTGATGTTTCCATTGATCTCG GCCTGGAGTATAGTGACCCCCAAGAGCAGTTGGGAATTGCGCACTACCTCACTATGAACCAAAGCTCCCCGCTGTCGTCCAGTCAGACTGTCACAGTGAAAGACCTGCTGCTGTCCAACCTGGGACAGAAA GCGCAGCGAGTCCCCCAGCATTCCCTGCAGGAGCTTGTACTTGATGAGGATGAGAAGAAACTTCTGGCTAAAGAAGGAGTAAACTTGTCCACCAAACTTCCCCTATCCAAG TCTGAAGAGAGGGTTCTGAAGAAGATCCGGCGGAAAATCCGCAACAAGCACTCGGCTCAAGAAAGTCGGAAAAAGAAGAGGGAATATGTTGATAGTCTGGAGGGAAG GATGTCTGCATGTAGTGCTCACAACCTCCAGCTGCAGAGAAAGATCCACCAATTGGAGGAGACCAACAA CACTCTGTTGGAGCAGCTGAGCCAGCTACAAGCTCTCCTTCCTAACAGCtacagcaaaacaacacaaagaggGACCTGCATCCTG GTTCtgctcctctccttttctctgctcATTTCCTCATCTCTTCAGCCAGACCCTTACAGTCAACTCAGCCAGGGAGAGTACACAAAGACCAAAG TGCCGTCCCGCTCCCTGCAGTCAATGGATGAAGCGCAAGacgtccctcctcctcctcttcttcctgtcttctctgtctCCAGGGGCTTTGAGGCCCTGTGCAGCCTGACGGAGAAGCTCTGGGCCCAGACAGATCTCCCCACTGCAGATTTCCCACATTCCCACCACCAGGATCCCAGGCACCGGGACGATCACTGA